The Dehalococcoidales bacterium sequence TTCCCGCCGACTTCTTTCTTCTCTTTATCGAATGTCAGCGTGGTTTCTTTATCCGGCAGGGCCGCCGTAAGCTTGCCCGGGTCGCCGTAAGACTTCAACGTCCAGGTGACGCCGGTGAGCGGGGCGGTATCGGTCGCTTTAGCGCAGGAAAAGCCGGCCAGGACGGTCAGGGTGATGATGGCCAGAATGGCGCTGATTTCATAAAATCTGTATTTTATCATCATGTTTACCCCTTCACACTAAATATAACGGTTGGCCTCGGAAAAGGTTAGGACATTTGTCACCACCAGGCTGAAATAAAATTTCACCTCGCCCTTTTGAGTCCCCCCTTTCCCCCAACTGTTGACTGTAAACTGTTAACTACAGACTTAAAAATAGAACTTGTGTTTCAATTAAAAAAGGTGGTAAAATACAGGCTGGAGGTCCAGCCATGCCGTCAGATTCCATCATCGTCAAGGGCGCCCGTGAGCACAATTTAAAGAATATAGACGTGGTTATTCCCCGGGACAAGCTGGTGGTCATTACCGGCGTATCGGGGTCGGGGAAAAGCACGCTGGCTTTCGATACCATCTACGCCGAGGGGCAGCGCCGCTACGTGGAGTCGCTCTCCGCCTACGCCCGCCAGTTTTTAGGGCGCATGGAAAAACCGGACGTCGATTACATCGAGGGCTTGAGCCCGGCGGTTTCCATCGACCAGAAAGGGCCGAGCAAGAACCCCCGCTCCACCGTGGGCACCGTCACGGAAATCTATGACTATTTACGGCTGCTTTTCGCCCGGGTGGGGCATCCCCACTGCCCCCAGTGCGGCAGGGAAATCACCATGCAGTCCGTCCAGCAGATAGTGGACGCCGTGCAGAAACTGCCGGAAGGCTCCAAAATCATGATAATGGCGCCGGTGGTGCGCGACCGCAAGGGTGAGTACCAGAGCGTT is a genomic window containing:
- a CDS encoding META domain-containing protein, whose amino-acid sequence is MMIKYRFYEISAILAIITLTVLAGFSCAKATDTAPLTGVTWTLKSYGDPGKLTAALPDKETTLTFDKEKKEVGGNGGVNGYSGDYTVNGTKLTVRDIMLTLLGGPEPLMNQESTFLTILESAQSYKISGQELTITGTAGILVLLQK